Proteins from a single region of Oncorhynchus kisutch isolate 150728-3 unplaced genomic scaffold, Okis_V2 Okis01b-Okis20b_hom, whole genome shotgun sequence:
- the LOC109876629 gene encoding zinc finger protein 436, whose translation MAEPKSMESPGSGCGVPSQKSSQQGPEMVSVKLEDCSQPLEVNVIVIGEERELKVEDQKVEVKEEEEEKVVDEKRAVKEEEMDVKEDHKEIEIKQEVEEKRAVKEEEMEIEKEHKDTEVKEELEENAVIKEMEERGVKEDEETEVKKERGLEEEEREIKDEEENRDVSDPDLEEEGAALDRITDPGERSNPGSDSEPSSTASGKHHQHRRRNSRQKHHHCMDCFTSFYEPEELRRHTCRPHPCSDCRGSSVCPTHVIPRKKTIKRKKTYPCGQCGKSFQAPSKLKKHQITHTGEKPFHCSVCGKSFPLSQTLNRHQLIHTGEKPIHCSQCGKGFKRPDSLKNHLRIHTGEKPFHCSQCGKSFSHSNYLKTHQRTHTGEKPYHCSQCGKRFNQSSDLKIHQRTHTGEKPHKCFQCGKSFSHSSYLKTHQRTHTGEKPYHCLQCGKSFNQSSDLKTHQRTHTGEKPYHCSQCEKSFSQFSSLKTHQLTHTENRSYHCSHCGKVFSLLHHLNRHQQTHKGEKAHQCSQCRKRFSQSSNLKTHQLKYHSPDTGQSALALEESQLQTTEVKHM comes from the exons ATGGCTGAACCCAAGTCTATGGAGTCCCCAGGTTCTGGCTGTGGTGTTCCATCACAGAAAAGCTCACAGCAGGGTCCAGAGATGGTGTCAGTGAAGCTGGAGGACTGCAGTCAACCACTGGAAGTCAATGTGATTGtgataggggaagagagagaacttAAAGTAGAAGATCAGAAGGTAGAagttaaagaagaagaagaagaaaaggtgGTGGACGAAAAGAGAGCAGtcaaagaggaggagatggatgtTAAAGAGGACCATAAGGAGATAGAGATTAaacaggaggtggaggagaagagagcggtcaaagaggaagagatggagattgAAAAGGAACATAAGGATACAGAAgtcaaagaagagctggaggagaACGCAGTCAtcaaggagatggaggagagaggtgtgAAAGAGGATGAGGAGACCGAAGTCAAAAAGGAGAGAGGActagaagaagaggagagagaaatcaaAGACGAAGAGGAGAACAGGGACGTGTCTGATCCAGACCTAGAGGAAGAGGGGGCAGCATTAGATAGAATCACTGACCCAG GAGAGCGCTCCAACCCAGGTTCAGACAGTGAGCCCAGTTCCACAGCATCAGGAAAGCATCACCAACACAGACGGAGGAACTCAAGACAGAAACATCACCACTGCATGGACTGCTTCACTAGTTTCTATGAGCCAGAGGAGTTGAGAAGGCACACTTGTAGGCCCCACCCCTGCTCAGATTGCAGAGGCAGTTCCGTGTGTCCAACTCACGTCATACCACGCAAAAAGACTATCAAAAGAAAGAAGACTTACccctgtggtcaatgtgggaagagttttcaGGCACCAAGCAAACTAAAGAAACACCAGataactcacacaggagagaagcctttccactgctctGTATGTGGGAAGAGTTTTCCTCTTTCACAGACCTTAAATAGACACCAGCtgatccacacaggagagaagcctatccactgctcccaatgtgggaaGGGCTTTAAGCGACCTGATTCCCTGAAAAATCATCTTAGAATACACACGGGAGAaaagcctttccactgctcccaatgtgggaaAAGTTTCAGTCATTCAAACTACTTAAAGACACACCAGcgaactcacacaggagagaagccttaccactgctcccagtgtgggaagCGTTTCAATCAGTCTTCAGATCTAAAGATACACCAGcgaactcacacaggagagaagcctcacAAATGTtttcagtgtggaaagagttttagtcATTCAAGCTACTTAAAGACACACCAGcgaactcacacaggagagaagccttaccactgccttcagtgtgggaagagtttcaatCAGTCTTCAGATCTAAAGACACACCAGCGAactcatacaggagagaagccgtatcactgctcccagtgtgaaaaGAGTTTCAGTCAGTTTTCAAGTCTGAAGACACACCAGCTAACTCACACAGAAAATAGGTCATACCACTGCTCCCATTGTGGAAAGGTTTTCAGTCTGTTGCACCACCTAAATAGACACCAGCAAACTCACAAAGGAGAAAAGGCTCACCAATGCTCTCAATGTAGGAAAAGATTCAGTCAGTCATCAAATCTGAAGACGCACCAGTTAAAGTATCACAGCCCTGACACCGGACAGAGTGCTCTTGCTTTAGAAGAAAGTCAACTTCAAACCACAGAagtaaaacacatgtaa